Proteins from one Tautonia marina genomic window:
- a CDS encoding NAD(P) transhydrogenase subunit alpha: MELLVFSLTIFVLALFVGFEVITKVPPTLHTPLMSGSNAISGITLVGAILSAGLQYSTLTSVLGVLAVALATINVVGGFLVTHRILGMFRRKS; encoded by the coding sequence ATGGAACTGCTTGTCTTCTCCCTGACGATCTTCGTGCTCGCCCTCTTTGTGGGCTTCGAGGTCATCACGAAGGTTCCCCCCACCTTGCACACCCCGTTGATGTCCGGGTCGAACGCTATCTCAGGGATCACCCTGGTCGGGGCGATTCTCTCGGCGGGCTTGCAGTATTCGACCCTGACCTCCGTGCTGGGCGTGCTGGCCGTGGCCCTGGCAACGATCAACGTGGTGGGCGGATTCCTCGTCACCCATCGCATCCTCGGGATGTTTCGACGGAAGAGCTGA
- a CDS encoding NAD(P)(+) transhydrogenase (Re/Si-specific) subunit beta: MSTSLINLAYLVASALFILGLKGLSHPRTAVRGNLLGATGMLIAVVVTLLNQEIIGFGGILVGLALGSLVGAVLAVRIPMTAMPQLVAVLNGFGGGASILVAGAALVEAVGLTEREVTYQLTIATAVSGLIGAVTLSGSFIAFAKLQELISGNPILFPGRHVVNALLLIATLGLAAMVAVQPDQPLAYWGLVLVASALGVLAVIPIGGADMPVVIALLNSYSGLAACATGFVLNNTMLIIAGSLVGASGLILTRIMCDAMNRSLTNVLFGGVGAVASQPGGGKGDEVYAGRVKSAGPEEIAMILEIAQRVMIVPGYGLAVSQAQHSVRDLANLLESRGVRVDFAIHPVAGRMPGHMNVLLAEADIPYEKLLTMEEANPQFEQTDVAIVIGANDVVNPDARTDPTGPIAGMPILDVDKARTVIVIKRSLSPGFAGIPNPLFAADNTLMYFADGKKALVDLITALQS; encoded by the coding sequence GTGTCCACATCGCTCATCAATCTCGCCTACCTCGTCGCCTCGGCCCTGTTCATCCTGGGCCTGAAAGGGCTGAGCCACCCCCGAACCGCCGTCCGCGGCAACCTGCTGGGCGCGACGGGCATGCTCATTGCCGTCGTCGTAACCTTGCTCAATCAGGAAATCATCGGCTTCGGCGGCATCCTCGTCGGGCTCGCTCTCGGCTCGCTCGTCGGCGCCGTCCTGGCCGTTCGTATTCCGATGACCGCCATGCCGCAGCTCGTCGCCGTCCTGAACGGCTTCGGCGGTGGTGCGTCGATTCTCGTCGCCGGCGCCGCCCTGGTTGAGGCGGTCGGCCTGACCGAGCGCGAGGTGACCTACCAGCTCACGATTGCCACCGCCGTTTCGGGCCTGATCGGTGCCGTCACCCTCTCTGGCAGCTTCATTGCCTTCGCCAAGCTGCAAGAGTTGATCTCGGGCAACCCGATCCTCTTTCCCGGCCGTCACGTCGTCAACGCTTTGCTCCTGATCGCCACCCTCGGCCTGGCCGCGATGGTGGCCGTCCAGCCCGACCAACCGCTCGCCTACTGGGGGCTGGTTCTCGTCGCCTCAGCGCTCGGCGTGCTGGCCGTCATCCCGATCGGCGGGGCCGACATGCCGGTGGTGATCGCGCTGTTGAACTCGTACTCCGGCCTGGCCGCCTGCGCCACCGGGTTCGTCCTGAACAACACCATGCTCATCATTGCCGGGTCGCTCGTCGGCGCCTCGGGCCTGATTCTCACCCGGATCATGTGCGACGCCATGAACCGATCGCTGACCAACGTCCTCTTTGGTGGCGTCGGCGCGGTCGCATCTCAGCCCGGCGGCGGCAAGGGGGACGAGGTCTACGCCGGTCGGGTCAAGTCGGCCGGTCCCGAAGAAATCGCCATGATCCTCGAAATCGCCCAGCGGGTGATGATCGTCCCCGGCTACGGTCTGGCTGTCAGCCAGGCCCAGCACTCGGTGCGCGACCTGGCCAACCTGCTCGAATCGCGCGGCGTGCGGGTCGATTTCGCCATCCACCCCGTCGCCGGCCGCATGCCCGGCCACATGAACGTCCTGCTCGCCGAGGCTGACATCCCCTACGAAAAGCTTCTTACGATGGAGGAAGCCAACCCCCAGTTCGAGCAGACCGACGTGGCCATCGTCATCGGCGCCAACGACGTCGTGAACCCCGACGCCCGCACCGACCCCACCGGCCCCATCGCCGGCATGCCGATTCTCGACGTCGACAAGGCCCGCACCGTCATCGTCATCAAACGCTCCCTTTCCCCCGGCTTCGCCGGCATCCCGAACCCCCTTTTCGCCGCCGACAACACCCTGATGTACTTCGCCGACGGCAAGAAAGCCCTCGTCGATCTCATCACCGCGCTCCAGAGCTAA
- a CDS encoding peroxiredoxin family protein, whose amino-acid sequence MTRILAPALAVVGLTLGLALSATAQEGLKVGDKAPDFTLKASDGKTYSLSDFKGKKAVVIAWFPKAFTGGCTKQCTAYAEQGDQLKDLNVAYFTASTDTVDENTRFAQSLNADYPILSDPDASVAKAFGVLMPERPLARRVTFYIDKDGVIQAIDSQINTENAGTDTAKKLKELGIAE is encoded by the coding sequence ATGACTCGCATCCTTGCCCCTGCTCTGGCCGTCGTCGGCCTGACCCTCGGCCTCGCCCTTTCGGCCACCGCTCAGGAAGGCTTGAAGGTCGGCGACAAGGCCCCCGACTTCACCCTGAAGGCGTCGGACGGCAAGACCTATTCCCTCTCCGACTTCAAAGGCAAGAAGGCCGTCGTCATCGCCTGGTTCCCGAAGGCGTTCACCGGCGGCTGCACCAAGCAGTGCACGGCCTACGCCGAACAGGGCGACCAGCTCAAGGACCTGAACGTCGCCTACTTCACCGCCAGCACCGACACCGTCGATGAGAACACCCGCTTCGCCCAGTCGCTCAACGCCGATTACCCGATTTTGAGCGATCCCGACGCTTCGGTTGCCAAGGCCTTTGGCGTCCTGATGCCCGAGCGCCCGCTCGCCCGCCGCGTCACCTTCTACATCGACAAGGACGGCGTCATCCAGGCCATCGACTCCCAGATCAACACCGAGAACGCCGGCACCGACACCGCCAAGAAGCTCAAGGAACTCGGCATCGCCGAATAA
- a CDS encoding RNA polymerase sigma factor: protein MQSLEPKTRISLLRKLSEPSSDPVEWSQFVNSYGPLVLSWCRGKGLQEQDARDVAQEVFLCFARQATRFRYDPSRKFRGYLRRLTHAAWCDWVERHRPWHRGTGDTAVVRLLERIADRDVSAACREAEVDQERLERAMRLVRARVEPRTWDAFRLLALEGLSGEEAAVRLGMKRGSAFAARCKVQRLIRLEIARFEAEGKIEAGGFEASG from the coding sequence ATGCAATCGCTTGAGCCAAAGACCAGAATCTCCCTCCTCCGGAAGCTGAGCGAACCTTCAAGCGACCCGGTCGAGTGGTCACAGTTCGTGAACTCCTATGGCCCGCTGGTCCTGAGCTGGTGTCGGGGCAAGGGGCTGCAGGAGCAGGACGCCCGGGATGTGGCGCAGGAGGTCTTCCTCTGCTTCGCCCGGCAGGCCACGCGATTCCGCTACGATCCGTCTCGGAAATTTCGGGGCTATCTGCGAAGGCTGACGCACGCGGCCTGGTGCGACTGGGTCGAGCGGCATCGCCCCTGGCACCGAGGAACGGGAGACACGGCGGTTGTCCGTCTGCTTGAGCGGATTGCCGATCGAGACGTGTCGGCAGCGTGCCGGGAGGCCGAGGTGGACCAGGAGCGGCTCGAACGGGCGATGCGACTCGTTCGGGCCCGGGTCGAGCCCCGTACCTGGGACGCCTTCCGACTGCTGGCGCTCGAAGGATTGTCTGGGGAGGAGGCGGCGGTTCGACTCGGCATGAAGCGGGGTTCGGCCTTCGCCGCGCGCTGCAAGGTTCAGCGGCTGATCAGGCTTGAGATCGCCCGGTTCGAGGCCGAGGGGAAGATCGAAGCGGGCGGCTTCGAGGCGTCGGGATGA
- a CDS encoding Re/Si-specific NAD(P)(+) transhydrogenase subunit alpha, producing the protein MIVGVVKENFPGERRVALIPASVPLLKKAGCEVLVETGAGFEAGYPDPTYEQKGATIVSSRDEVFARSDILLHLLGLGANQDRGRDDLPRYRPGQIALGFFRALGAPETVQEVAATGITAFAIEMLPRITRAQSMDALSSMATVAGYKAVVIAADTLRRMFPMMMTAAGTISPARVLVLGVGVAGLQAIATARRMGAVVSAFDVRPAVKEQVQSLGAKFVELPLESGDAEDTGGYAKAQGEDFLRRQRELMARVVAESDVVITTANVPGRKAPVLVTADMVEAMTPGSVIIDLAAERGGNCELSRAGEVVTTHGVSIVGAVNLAGTVPYHASQMYSSNITTLLLHLLKDGQLAMDSSDEITRETLIARGGKVVHPRVLEALGIPSEVPGDSGRS; encoded by the coding sequence ATGATCGTCGGCGTCGTGAAGGAGAATTTCCCGGGGGAGCGTCGCGTGGCCCTCATCCCCGCGTCGGTGCCCTTGCTGAAGAAGGCCGGTTGCGAGGTCCTGGTCGAGACCGGCGCCGGGTTCGAAGCGGGCTACCCCGATCCCACCTACGAGCAAAAAGGGGCAACCATCGTCTCCAGTCGAGACGAGGTCTTCGCCCGATCCGACATCCTCCTGCACTTGCTCGGCCTCGGGGCCAATCAGGATCGCGGACGCGACGACTTGCCCCGCTACCGCCCCGGCCAGATCGCCCTCGGCTTCTTCCGGGCGCTGGGAGCCCCCGAGACCGTCCAGGAGGTGGCCGCGACCGGCATCACCGCCTTCGCCATCGAGATGCTCCCTCGGATCACCCGCGCCCAAAGCATGGACGCCCTGTCCTCGATGGCCACCGTCGCCGGCTACAAGGCCGTCGTGATCGCCGCCGACACGCTCCGCCGTATGTTCCCCATGATGATGACCGCCGCGGGCACCATCTCTCCCGCCCGAGTCCTGGTTCTGGGCGTCGGCGTGGCCGGGCTCCAGGCCATCGCCACGGCCCGTCGCATGGGAGCGGTTGTCTCAGCCTTCGACGTTCGGCCCGCGGTCAAGGAACAGGTTCAGAGCCTCGGCGCCAAGTTCGTCGAGCTTCCTCTCGAATCCGGCGACGCCGAAGACACCGGCGGCTACGCCAAGGCCCAGGGCGAAGACTTCCTCCGCCGCCAGCGCGAACTGATGGCCAGGGTTGTGGCCGAAAGCGACGTCGTAATCACCACCGCCAACGTTCCCGGCCGCAAGGCTCCGGTCCTGGTCACCGCCGACATGGTCGAGGCCATGACCCCCGGCTCGGTCATCATCGATCTGGCCGCCGAACGCGGCGGCAACTGCGAGCTGAGCCGGGCCGGTGAGGTCGTCACCACCCACGGCGTCAGCATCGTCGGCGCGGTCAACCTGGCCGGCACCGTTCCGTATCACGCCAGCCAGATGTATTCGAGCAACATCACCACCTTGCTCCTTCACCTGTTGAAAGACGGTCAGCTCGCGATGGATTCGTCCGACGAGATCACCCGCGAGACCCTCATCGCCCGAGGCGGCAAGGTCGTCCACCCTCGGGTCCTTGAGGCCCTCGGCATCCCTTCGGAAGTCCCCGGCGACTCAGGGAGATCGTGA